Genomic DNA from Solanum dulcamara chromosome 4, daSolDulc1.2, whole genome shotgun sequence:
GGAGATCTATGgatgttatactttatatatttgTGGCTAGACTTGCCAAGGAAAGAGAGATTTAGGTGTTTTACTAGGCATCTACTAGAAAAGTGAGTTGAATCGGCATCTAGACTAGATACTTGCGTGGAGCATGAGGGTACAGGCCCTGCCTCTATGGACTCATTACTTATATAGAGCATTGGGGTACAAGCTCCTCTACTGattcattatttataaaagGGCTTCGGGGTATAAGCCCTACCCCTATTAAGTTGGCCATCTATGGTGAGTATCGGGGTTAAAGGCCCTACCTataccacactatcaaattaGATGTGTATCTAGGGTTACAACCACGGCCTCATCCCCTAGGGCATTCACTCTTGGAGAACGCTAGCTCCTACCCTCTTTAGCATTGTCATTGTATGTTCTCagtgggcttatgggggttcgctCAGGTTTTGCTTTAAATTGCGTACGTATGTCCCGATGGGGCTTACAGGAGCTCAATTGGGTGTACTTAGTGTAGATCTCATAGCTTATTTTGGCTTATATTTATTACCGATACTTTTCCTTAACTTAGATATTATATTATGACGTTTGTTGagtttatttctctttttcatattgctttCACCTTCCTTGCTTAGTcggtctatgatgcctattgggtaccttatatctggtactcatactacaatctacatctacttttgtgatacAAGTCTGAGTATCAGCTACCGCTGTTGATAGATCGAGCTTGTTGTAGCCAGATCTGGAGACTAGAGTGAGCACATGCcgttttgagattatttttttctccttcagcttggatgacccatctttttgtaattttgagactagccggtgttgtatataattgtttgatccagttttgagacttatactcattttactttggtagcagctctgtactagtgactttcaggttctgggagggattcagtattttgtattttgtatatatttcatgtagtttctccttatttcaacatttattctatttctcttagttttttttagtatttaCCCCTTATACCCATTACTTGCAGTTCCTGGTTACGTCTTTGGCTCACCTACGGGGGGTTATGATAGGTGCCATCACGGCTTGGGAGATCAAGTCGTGACATATTATCATATTGACCCATAAAAGAATAACACATcttaataaatgaaaataaaaaataatatacacaaCTAATAATAATTGTATCAAAATTAAGAGAATAAGTATATTTAATGAACTAGCaaattttttgttgtttagTCGTTATCAAAGACTTGTCTCTACCTGATCTattaaatacatacaaaatgcactagtacaaaaatttaaaattatgctGCTCTTTAGTCTTTTGTTATAGTCATACCGACGATTTGTCAAACTTATATCTTAGATTgtatacataaattttatacttataaaaattaataattaataatttaatcttCCTTGTATAAACTAAATTTTATACACTAAATCATCAACTATATAAGTACATGACATACAAATAAATACATGatctatttaaatttttattcaaatgaaataattaattatttataataaattgTATCGCCATTGTCAAGATAACTTTGGCTATTGCTTCAATCATATATAAGCGACACTAGCTAGTACATAACAAACTCACTAGAGATCGAATCACAATGAGACAAATCATTTGTGAATAAATCAATTCTCTTTATGATTATTGTGTTTACCTCAACGTTtggtaaaaatattttattagagattATTTCACTTAATTCATGTTTCTTATATGTGAAAAGACATGCATTTTGTACATTTTACACAAACAACATGTTGGGATAATCAACATCAAAagcatttaaaatttatattttgttgaaGATGAGGTGTCTAGTTCATAACCCAAGTTAAAAGGCTAGCATATATAAGATCACGCAAGTACAAATATTGATCGAtttatgaattaaaattttactaaaTGAGCATAAATAAAATTGACAATATAACTTCAAACAACaacatttttattgattttaattgTTCCTAATGCACATTAAAGCCatctattcctctttttttgtGTTGCTTAGCTTGAGCTTCGATACACTTGTGAAGAAAACATCCCATTCCTGTTTTTCAATTCCAGAAATCATGTTTCCATTGATTAAAGGTTCCCAAGTATCTGCAGAACTATCTGTCTGTGTCCAGCACACGCTCTCTAGTGGATTTGCAGAATCAAAGTAAAAAGGAGTATTAACTTTCTTTGTTTTCGAGttgctcttcttctttttacttTTGAAGGCCTCAGATGTTGTACAATCAGTACTACTACTCTCAGTGCATACCTTCTTGCGCTTTCCACCCATTTCCAGAAAATAATGAACCTCATTGTTTGATAGGAATTTATCTCCAGTGATCGGTTCATAGTAGAATTTATCAATAAATCCGGCAGTGACGCTAGAGGTGCGAAGTACTGCTTGGAATGCCCAGTTCTCCGGCAACCAACTCGGCCTCTGTCATGATCCAATTTCTCAGATCATGATAACACCTACAATCaacccaccaataggtaagcctaAACCTGATAGTCCAGAATCATAGACCACGAACCATCACAAGAGGAAGAAAAgaattgaataataataataataataataagaagaagaagaagaagaagaagaagaaaaataaaacacttagggcataataataataataataataataataataataataataataataataagaataagaataagaataagaataagaataagaatcaGAATCAGAAtcagaaggagaaggagaaggagaaggaggaggaggaggaggaggaggaggaggaggaggaggaggaggaggaggaggagaaggagaaggagaaggagaggagaggaggaggaggaggaggaggaggaagaagaggaagaggaagaggaggaagaggaagaagaagagaaggaggaggaggaggaagaggagggagaggaagaagaagaagaattacaatacaacaagataaccctAGAGACCTGATATCAATCAGTAGTCGAGCCATTAGATCAAATAAGAAAGTAagtttatacatatataataatagtaatagcaaTACACACTATCTCCGAATACAAATAAAGACTCGTCCAAGATAAAATAGAAAGAGATAGGCAACTTCGAACgacaagagctcacccaagacTCCAAAATGCAAGAGCTACTCCGCACGATGTCCAAGTCAGTAGTGAAAACTCATACTATGATTTgtagggtgcagaagtgtagtatgagtaccaacaagtggaaCTCAGTAGGCATCGATTGACTGAGCTCcgaagataaagcaagtataaaaaatatgtaAGCAAGGAGTCTTTATCACAAGTAAATAATAAGGATAATAAGGAAGCCTACAATAAGAAGCATCATATATAGGAAAGAGAGAGTAGGTAAGAAACAAGCAAGGAAACCAATGACGTACCTAATGGCGCCAGCCCAATACCTAAACACGATGACACACTACGG
This window encodes:
- the LOC129884328 gene encoding methyl-CpG-binding domain-containing protein 5-like, producing MAAKPSCLRVLRRIRRVTSPRPPLSREDSPCMRKRPSWLPENWAFQAVLRTSSVTAGFIDKFYYEPITGDKFLSNNEVHYFLEMGGKRKKVCTESSSTDCTTSEAFKSKKKKSNSKTKKVNTPFYFDSANPLESVCWTQTDSSADTWEPLINGNMISGIEKQEWDVFFTSVSKLKLSNTKKEE